A DNA window from Camelina sativa cultivar DH55 chromosome 13, Cs, whole genome shotgun sequence contains the following coding sequences:
- the LOC104734586 gene encoding RING-H2 finger protein ATL43-like, whose translation MSSSLLLLLLSLLSLFLNVSLADNHTAVVITNSNTTSPLPPPSPPPRHNLTSSFMPGIAVVIAVLTAFFSLTFLLLLYVKHCKRRNDGVYSNHQQRFAVSRYGGSGYYAGGVVLGRKNSGIDRSVIESLPVFRFGALSGQKDGLECAVCLARFEPTEVLRLLPKCKHAFHVECVDTWLDAHSTCPLCRYRVDPEDILLIGDCNSWFELRFSTNRQQEESNSTGLTRFIPVISRISGRHSSAGERASRRLNEIRASSTSSKAKPAPFRRSLDSSLKVNNSGEEKSETVSLNCLDRSQRKDGLLLVPNQERFEHRIIISGGNRDDQRWSEVRPSDLLYLRSEMILSECKKLAAAEGGRDVINGRSVSELTSIERRRRWGGEPRQRQATAVISRWLAWSHRASASSIV comes from the coding sequence ATGTCTTCTTCCTTGTTACTACTTCTGCTCTCTCTTCTATCACTCTTCCTCAATGTCTCACTAGCAGACAATCACACGGCTGTCGTCATAACAAACTCAAACACTACGTCGCCACTTCCACCTCCTTCTCCACCTCCACGTCATAACTTAACTTCCTCTTTCATGCCCGGAATCGCCGTTGTCATCGCTGTCCTCACCGCGTttttctctctcactttcttgCTCCTCCTCTACGTCAAACACTGTAAACGACGAAACGACGGCGTTTACAGTAACCACCAGCAGCGTTTCGCAGTCTCTAGATACGGAGGCAGTGGGTATTACGCCGGTGGAGTCGTACTAGGGAGGAAAAATTCCGGTATAGACCGGTCCGTTATCGAGTCTTTAccggtttttcggtttggtgCGTTGAGCGGTCAAAAGGATGGTTTAGAGTGCGCCGTGTGTCTCGCTCGGTTCGAACCGACGGAAGTACTGAGGTTACTGCCGAAGTGTAAACACGCCTTCCACGTGGAGTGTGTTGACACGTGGCTCGACGCTCACTCCACTTGCCCGCTTTGCCGTTACCGGGTCGACCCGGAAGATATACTCTTGATCGGTGACTGTAACTCCTGGTTCGAGCTCCGTTTCTCTACTAACCGTCAACAAGAAGAATCTAACAGTACCGGTTTAACCCGGTTTATTCCGGTTATTAGTCGAATCTCCGGTCGTCATTCGTCAGCTGGCGAACGAGCGAGTCGTCGACTCAACGAGATTAGAGCGTCATCGACGTCGTCCAAAGCGAAGCCGGCGCCGTTTAGGAGATCGCTCGATAGCTCTTTGAAAGTTAATAACTCCGGCGAGGAGAAATCGGAAACCGTCTCCCTGAACTGTTTGGATCGGTCACAGAGAAAAGACGGGTTGCTGTTGGTTCCGAATCAGGAGAGATTCGAGCACCGGATAATAATCTCCGGCGGGAATCGAGACGATCAGAGGTGGAGCGAGGTGAGGCCGTCGGATCTTTTGTATCTACGGTCGGAGATGATACTAAGCGAATGTAAGAAGTTAGCAGCGGCGGAGGGTGGCAGAGATGTAATCAACGGGAGAAGTGTATCGGAGTTAACGAGTATCGAGAGACGGAGGAGATGGGGAGGAGAGCCGAGACAACGACAAGCCACGGCGGTGATTTCGAGATGGCTCGCTTGGTCCCATCGTGCCTCCGCTTCCAGcattgtttaa
- the LOC104734582 gene encoding WUSCHEL-related homeobox 7-like, with amino-acid sequence MSPGFPIKARGLGHSTNGGGTGTKCGRWNPTVEQVKLLTDLFKAGLRTPSTDQIQKISTELSFYGKIESKNVFYWFQNHKARERQKHRKISSVDFDHRQYKDLSASPHRYRPRLHQPQRKDIFEVCDEEEEKVTQTLQLFPLTKVERANVTAGSHSVYTREQAYTTAFSTYSTCGAEMEHPPLDLRLSFL; translated from the exons atgtCTCCTGGATTTCCCATCAAAGCTAGAGGACTAGGTCATAGCACTAACGGAGGAGGAACAGGGACGAAGTGTGGACGGTGGAATCCTACGGTGGAGCAAGTGAAGCTTCTGACGGATCTGTTCAAGGCGGGGCTGCGAACACCGAGCACCGATCAGATTCAGAAGATCTCTACGGAGCTGAGTTTCTACGGTAAGATCGAGAGCAAGAACGTGTTCTATTGGTTCCAAAACCATAAAGCTAGGGAGAGACAAAAGCACCGCAAAATCTCCTCCGTTGATTTTGATCATCGTCAATACAAAGATCTCTCTGCTAGTCCTCATCGATACAGACCACGTCTTCATCAACCACAACGTAAAG atatttttgaagtttgtgacgaagaagaagagaaagtgacACAGACGTTGCAACTTTTCCCATTAACGAAGGTTGAGAGAGCAAACGTTACTGCTGGGAGCCACAGCGTATACACACGAGAGCAAGCCTATACGACGGCGTTTTCCACATACTCAACATGTGGAGCTGAGATGGAACACCCGCCGTTGGATCTCCGATTAAGCTTTCTATGA
- the LOC104737855 gene encoding 26S proteasome non-ATPase regulatory subunit 7 homolog A-like gives MDVIKTQQISARTIEKVVVHPLVLLSIVDHYNRVAKDSRKRVVGVLLGSSSRGVVDVTNSYAVPFEEDDKDPSIWFLDHNYHESMFHMFKRINAKEHVVGWYSTGPKLRENDLDVHALFNGYVPNPVLVIIDVQPKELGIPTKAYYAVEEVKENATQKSQKVFVHVSTEIAAHEVEEIGVEHLLRDVKDTTISTLATEVLVFTVLECFIIICRNDVFNLLPNLNVNELVKAFSVKTNDMMLVIYLSSLIRSVIALHNLINNKLLNKEHEKAEDSKPVAIPATN, from the exons ATGGATGTGATTAAGACGCAACAGATATCAGCAAGGACGATCGAGAAAGTGGTTGTTCATCCACTCGTCTTGCTTAGTATCGTCGACCATTACAATCGCGTCGCTAAGGACTCGCGCAAGCGTGTAGTCGGTGTTCTCCTCGGGAGCAGCTCCCGTGGTGTCGTTGATGTCACCAACAGCTACGCAG TGCCCTTCGAGGAGGATGACAAAGACCCAAGTATCTGGTTTCTTGATCACAACTACCATGAGTCAATGTTCCACATGTTCAAGAGAATTAATG CCAAGGAGCATGTTGTAGGTTGGTACAGCACAGGCCCTAAACTTCGAGAGAATGATTTGGACGTTCACGCGTTGTTCAACGG CTATGTTCCAAATCCAGTGTTGGTCATTATTGATGTCCAGCCTAAAGAACTTGGAATCCCCACAAAAGCATACTATGCAGTGGAGGAAGTCAAGGAG AATGCTACTCAGAAAAGCCAGAAAGTCTTTGTTCATGTGTCTACAGAAATTGCTGCTCATGAAGTCGAGGAAATAG GCGTGGAACATTTGCTCAGGGATGTGAAAGACACAACAATCAGTACCCTGGCGACTGAGGTACTTGTCTTTACAGTACTTGAATGTTTCATTATCATCTGTAGAAAT GACGTTTTCAACTTGCTTCCTAACCTGAATGTGAACGAGTTGGTCAAGGCCTTCTCAG TGAAAACAAATGACATGATGCTCGTTATCTATTTATCATCCCTCATTCGGAGTGTAATTGCGTTACACAACTTGATCAACAACAAG TTGCTGAACAAGGAACATGAAAAAGCAGAGGACTCAAAGCCTGTGGCCATACCTGCCACCAACTAG
- the LOC104734584 gene encoding transcription factor DIVARICATA-like, with the protein METLHPLISHVPTSDHRFVVQEMMCLQSSSWTKEENKKFERALAVYADDTPDRWFKVADMIPGKTISDVMRQYSKLEEDLFDIEAGLVPIPGYRSAPCGFYDQLASQRDFDAYRKLPNGARGFDQDRRKGVPWTEEEHRRFLLGLLKYGKGDWRNISRNFVGSKTPTQVASHAQKYYQRQVSGAKDKRRPSIHDITTVNLLNANLSRPSSDQGCFVSQQAEPKQGFTHRDSAEERVMFLGQNLSSVMSPCDPTTIKFAGADVYCDGGYTITRS; encoded by the exons ATGGAGACTCTACATCCACTAATCTCGCACGTGCCAACCTCTGACCACCGGTTCGTAGTTCAAGAGATGATGTGCTTGCAAAGCTCGAGCTGgactaaagaagagaacaagaagtTTGAGCGAGCCCTCGCTGTATATGCTGATGATACGCCGGACCGCTGGTTTAAAGTTGCTGATATGATCCCTGGAAAGACCATATCTGATGTCATGAGGCAATACTCTAAGCTTGAAGAAGACCTCTTCGATATTGAAGCAGGACTTGTCCCAATCCCGGGTTACCGTTCTGCTCCATGTGGATTCTATGATCAGCTTGCGAGTCAGCGTGACTTTGATGCGTATCGTAAACTGCCTAATGGAGCTAGAGGATTTGATCAAGATCGTAGGAAAGGAGTCCCATGGACGGAGGAAGAACACAG GAGATTCTTGTTAGGGCTCCTCAAGTACGGGAAAGGAGATTGGAGAAACATATCGAGGAACTTTGTGGGATCAAAAACACCGACTCAGGTTGCAAGCCATGCACAAAAGTACTACCAGAGACAGGTCTCTGGCGCCAAAGACAAACGTCGGCCTAGCATTCACGACATAACCACCGTCAATCTTCTGAACGCCAATCTCAGCCGTCCATCGTCTGATCAAGGCTGCTTCGTTTCACAACAGGCCGAGCCGAAACAAGGGTTCACCCACAGAGATAGTGCAGAGGAGAGAGTGATGTTTCTTGGCCAGAATCTTTCCTCGGTCATGTCTCCCTGCGATCCTACTACCATTAAGTTCGCCGGAGCAGATGTCTACTGTGATGGAGGTTACACAATCACAAGATCCTGA
- the LOC104734585 gene encoding L10-interacting MYB domain-containing protein — translation MRPKAVWEPEYHRVFVELCVEQTLLGNKPGTHFTKEGWRNILSSFQEKTGAMYDRMQLKNHWDTMGRQWKIWRRLVESSYMSWDPETNTFGASDDDWAIYLQENPDAGQYRLSVPPDLKKLEIIFAGRNVEVKDEGVLLSSVKKRRISCYEEEDEDNQSMCSSSNPQTKGYWSPSTHELFLDLLVQETLKGNRPEAHFNKEGWKTILETINDNTGLSYTRAQLKNHWDCTRKAWKVWCQLVGASSMKWDPETRSFGATEEDWRIYIRENPKAGLFRHKEVPHADQLAIIFNGVIEPGETYTPPSRLRKKLLYNRSDSPQWNDPTPLSKLHIDEAETSRLNGGYAEDRIESETAQPLDAMKSMSDGMLQESPVCVEIESGKLMYSIGECIQSLDAMNEVEEGSELYLFALDLFLKREYREIFLELKKPSLRIAWLQRLHSASLSVTTTT, via the exons atgaggccAAAAGCAGTGTGGGAGCCTGAATATCACAGAGTGTTTGTTGAGCTATGCGTGGAGCAAACATTGCTAGGGAATAAACCCGGGACACATTTTACGAAAGAAGGTTGGAGGAATATATTGTCATCGTTTCAGGAGAAGACAGGGGCAATGTACGATAGAATGCAGCTTAAAAACCATTGGGATACAATGGGAAGGCAGTGGAAAATATGGCGTAGACTCGTTGAAAGCAGTTATATGAGTTGGGATCCTGAGACCAACACGTTTGGTGCTAGTGATGATGACTGGGCTATCTATTTACAG GAGAATCCTGATGCTGGACAGTATAGGTTGAGTGTTCCGCCAGATCTCAAGAAGCTAGAGATTATCTTTGCGGGTAGGAATGTAGAGGTCAAGGATGAGGGAGTTTTGCTTTCGAGTGTAAAGAAGAGGCGAATAAGTTGttacgaggaagaagatgaagataacCAAAGCATGTGTAGTTCATCTAACCCTCAAACAAAAGGATATTGGTCTCCATCTACACATGAGCTGTTTCTTGATCTGTTGGTTCAAGAGACTTTGAAAGGGAACAGACCCGAGGCACATTTTAACAAGGAAGGTTGGAAGACGATTCTTGAGACAATTAATGATAATACCGGCCTTAGTTATACAAGAGCGCAGCTGAAAAACCACTGGGATTGTACTAGGAAGGCTTGGAAGGTTTGGTGTCAACTCGTTGGAGCTAGTAGCATGAAATGGGATCCAGAAACTCGTAGTTTCGGTGCAACAGAAGAGGACTGGCGAATCTATATTCGG gaaaacccAAAAGCAGGACTATTCCGCCACAAGGAAGTTCCTCATGCTGATCAACTAGCTATCATTTTCAACGGAGTTATAGAACCTGGAGAGACATACACTCCTCCTTCGCGTTTGCGCAAGAAGCTCCTCTACAATCGTTCTGATTCACCACAATGGAATGACCCAACTCCATTGTCAAAGCTGCACATAGATGAAGCAGAAACTTCCAGGCTAAATGGTGGTTACGCAGAAGATCGGATAGAAAGCGAAACCGCTCAACCGTTGGATGCCATGAAGTCAATGAGTGACGGTATGTTACAGGAAAGTCCCGTATGCGTTGAGATTGAATCGGGAAAGCTTATGTACAGCATTGGAGAATGCATTCAAAGTCTTGACGCGATGAATGAGGTGGAAGAAGGTAGTGAGCTCTACTTGTTTGCGTTGGATCTGTTTCTGAAGAGAGAGTATAGAGAGATCTTCTTAGAGCTGAAGAAGCCAAGTTTGAGAATCGCATGGTTGCAGAGACTTCACTCTGCTTCGCTTTCTGTTACTACTACAACATAG